A DNA window from Myxocyprinus asiaticus isolate MX2 ecotype Aquarium Trade chromosome 45, UBuf_Myxa_2, whole genome shotgun sequence contains the following coding sequences:
- the LOC127434950 gene encoding hemagglutinin/amebocyte aggregation factor-like, producing MKRSALFLLLTGLMANGQELHWENGYDQPLDFSCPPGQSISCIKKVSRKKGLCARMLQMWEFGCKHTFDACSSCFWSPHVNDFDKSFTFKCPAHHIMAGMASYHSNKHEDRWWKIYCCRCNGHCNINCQWTPYVNWFDEYFHWHVPNSNHLLGAIIINMSEYSFPQHFNMNII from the exons ATGAAGAGATCTGCTCTATTTCTGCTGCTCACTGGACTCATGGCCAATGGACAGG AGTTACATTGGGAAAATGGCTATGATCAGCCTCTAGATTTTTCCTGCCCGCCAGGACAGTCAATATCCTGCATAAAAAAGGTCAGTCGAAAGAAGGGTTTGTGTGCCAGAATGCT CCAAATGTGGGAATTTGGCTGTAAACACACCTTCGATGCTTGTTCATCCTGTTTCTGGTCACCTCACGTGAATGACTTTGACAAGTCGTTCACCTTTAAGTGTCCAGCACACCACATAATGGCAGGAATGGCCAGCTACCATAGCAATAAACACGAGGACAGATG GTGGAAGATTTACTGCTGTAGATGTAACGGTCACTGTAATATTAACTGTCAGTGGACTCCCTATGTGAACTGGTTTGATGAATACTTCCACTGGCATGTACCTAACTCTAACCACCTGTTGGGTGCTATCATAATAAATATGAGTGAGTATAGCTTCCCACAACATTTCAACATGAATATCATCTAA
- the LOC127435026 gene encoding mitogen-activated protein kinase 12-like isoform X2 produces MSLRTRAGFYRQEINRTVWDVPARYSDLIQIGTGAYGTVCSAIDRKTGVRVAIKKLHRPFQSRLFAKRAYRELRLLKHMKHENVIGLLDVFTSEILLDRFQDFYLVMPFMGTDLGKLMKMERLSEDRVQFLVYQILRGLKYIHSAGIIHRDLKPGNLAVNQDCELKILDFGLARQTDSEMTGYVVTRWYRAPEVILNWMHYSQTVDIWSVGCIMAEMLLGRPLFKGNDHLDQLREIMKITGTPAPDFIVKLQSQDAKNYLRGLPKVPKKDLKIIFFKASTEVSALERMLVLDPEKRASAAEALELPLFTEFREPEEETEALPYDHSMDNTEMPLEQWKRHTFTEILAFQPPITEIRDSKETSL; encoded by the exons ATGTCACTTCGGACCAGGGCGGGATTTTATCGCCAGGAGATAAACAGGACCGTTTGGGACGTGCCGGCGAGATACAGCGATCTCATCCAAATAGGAACCGGAGCGTACGGAACGGTTTG TTCAGCCATTGACCGCAAGACAGGAGTGCGTGTGGCCATCAAAAAGCTCCACCGGCCATTCCAGTCCAGACTGTTCGCCAAACGGGCTTACAGAGAGCTACGACTGCTCAAGCATATGAAACATGAGAAT GTTATTGGGCTGCTGGACGTCTTTACCTCGGAAATCTTGTTGGACAGATTTCAGGACTT TTACCTGGTGATGCCATTTATGGGAACTGATCTGGGGAAATTGATGAAGATGGAGAGACTTTCAGAAGACAGGGTGCAGTTTCTGGTCTATCAGATACTGAGGGGACTGAAG TATATTCATTCAGCCGGGATCATTCACAGG GATCTCAAACCAGGAAATCTGGCAGTGAACCAGGACTGTGAGCTAAAG ATCCTGGACTTTGGACTTGCACGTCAGACAGATTCAGAAATGACAGGTTATGTGGTGACTCGCTGGTACAGAGCGCCAGaagtgatcctcaactggatgcaCTACTCACAAACAG ttGATATCTGGTCAGTGGGTTGCATCATGGCGGAGATGTTGCTTGGAAGGCCACTTTTTAAAGGAAATGACC ACCTGGACCAGCTAAGAGAGATCATGAAAATCACAGGAACACCAGCACCAGATTTCATTGTGAAGCTACAAAGCCAAGAT GCCAAAAACTACCTCAGAGGTCTACCTAAAGTACCAAAGAAggacttaaaaattattttctttaaagcCAGCACAGAGG TAAGTGCTCTCGAGCGAATGCTGGTTCTGGATCCAGAGAAACGCGCAAGTGCTGCTGAAGCCCTTGAGCTCCCTCTGTTTACAGAGTTCAGAgaaccagaggaggagacagaggCCCTGCCATACGACCACTCCATGGACAACACAGAAATGCCTCTGGAGCAGTGGAAAC GTCACACTTTTACAGAGATCTTGGCGTTCCAGCCACCCATCACTGAGATCAGAGACTCCAAAGAAACATCTCTCTGA
- the LOC127435026 gene encoding mitogen-activated protein kinase 12-like isoform X1 yields MSLRTRAGFYRQEINRTVWDVPARYSDLIQIGTGAYGTVCSAIDRKTGVRVAIKKLHRPFQSRLFAKRAYRELRLLKHMKHENVIGLLDVFTSEILLDRFQDFYLVMPFMGTDLGKLMKMERLSEDRVQFLVYQILRGLKYIHSAGIIHRDLKPGNLAVNQDCELKILDFGLARQTDSEMTGYVVTRWYRAPEVILNWMHYSQTVDIWSVGCIMAEMLLGRPLFKGNDHLDQLREIMKITGTPAPDFIVKLQSQDAKNYLRGLPKVPKKDLKIIFFKASTEAVSALERMLVLDPEKRASAAEALELPLFTEFREPEEETEALPYDHSMDNTEMPLEQWKRHTFTEILAFQPPITEIRDSKETSL; encoded by the exons ATGTCACTTCGGACCAGGGCGGGATTTTATCGCCAGGAGATAAACAGGACCGTTTGGGACGTGCCGGCGAGATACAGCGATCTCATCCAAATAGGAACCGGAGCGTACGGAACGGTTTG TTCAGCCATTGACCGCAAGACAGGAGTGCGTGTGGCCATCAAAAAGCTCCACCGGCCATTCCAGTCCAGACTGTTCGCCAAACGGGCTTACAGAGAGCTACGACTGCTCAAGCATATGAAACATGAGAAT GTTATTGGGCTGCTGGACGTCTTTACCTCGGAAATCTTGTTGGACAGATTTCAGGACTT TTACCTGGTGATGCCATTTATGGGAACTGATCTGGGGAAATTGATGAAGATGGAGAGACTTTCAGAAGACAGGGTGCAGTTTCTGGTCTATCAGATACTGAGGGGACTGAAG TATATTCATTCAGCCGGGATCATTCACAGG GATCTCAAACCAGGAAATCTGGCAGTGAACCAGGACTGTGAGCTAAAG ATCCTGGACTTTGGACTTGCACGTCAGACAGATTCAGAAATGACAGGTTATGTGGTGACTCGCTGGTACAGAGCGCCAGaagtgatcctcaactggatgcaCTACTCACAAACAG ttGATATCTGGTCAGTGGGTTGCATCATGGCGGAGATGTTGCTTGGAAGGCCACTTTTTAAAGGAAATGACC ACCTGGACCAGCTAAGAGAGATCATGAAAATCACAGGAACACCAGCACCAGATTTCATTGTGAAGCTACAAAGCCAAGAT GCCAAAAACTACCTCAGAGGTCTACCTAAAGTACCAAAGAAggacttaaaaattattttctttaaagcCAGCACAGAGG CAGTAAGTGCTCTCGAGCGAATGCTGGTTCTGGATCCAGAGAAACGCGCAAGTGCTGCTGAAGCCCTTGAGCTCCCTCTGTTTACAGAGTTCAGAgaaccagaggaggagacagaggCCCTGCCATACGACCACTCCATGGACAACACAGAAATGCCTCTGGAGCAGTGGAAAC GTCACACTTTTACAGAGATCTTGGCGTTCCAGCCACCCATCACTGAGATCAGAGACTCCAAAGAAACATCTCTCTGA